One window of Chryseobacterium sp. JJR-5R genomic DNA carries:
- a CDS encoding pseudouridine synthase, producing the protein MEKKYSKIEKEPFITNPGEEKKSFAKPASKRGGSRSNAFDARDKYERGSLKYGRRPSAGDEKDDRAKSFVQKRRLNKIEKDIHKDTIRLNKYIANSGICSRREADDLIVQGLVEVNGKVVNEMGYQVQKTDKVVFDGQNITPEKPVYVLLNKPKGYISTTKDDKARKTVMDLVANASPYRVFPVGRLDRSTTGVILLTNDGHMTKKLTHPSFDAKKIYHVTLDKKLSHEDMKLIVEGIRLDEGIAVVDQISFIEGKPKNEIGIEIHIGWNRVIRRIFQRLGYEVEALDRVMFAGLTKKNIKRGHWRILTELEVNNLKML; encoded by the coding sequence ATGGAAAAGAAATACTCAAAAATTGAAAAAGAACCTTTTATTACCAATCCGGGTGAAGAGAAAAAGTCATTTGCAAAACCGGCTTCCAAAAGAGGCGGCAGCAGAAGCAATGCTTTCGATGCCCGGGATAAATATGAAAGAGGCAGCTTAAAATACGGCAGGAGACCTTCCGCCGGTGATGAGAAAGACGACCGTGCGAAATCTTTTGTACAGAAAAGAAGGCTGAATAAAATTGAAAAAGATATTCATAAAGATACCATCCGTTTAAATAAATATATCGCCAATTCAGGAATCTGCAGCCGCAGGGAAGCTGATGACCTGATTGTTCAGGGGTTGGTGGAAGTAAACGGAAAGGTAGTAAATGAAATGGGCTACCAGGTTCAGAAGACAGATAAAGTAGTGTTCGACGGGCAGAATATCACCCCGGAAAAGCCTGTGTACGTCCTGCTGAATAAGCCGAAAGGGTATATCTCTACCACAAAAGATGACAAAGCCAGAAAAACCGTAATGGACCTTGTAGCCAATGCTTCGCCGTACCGCGTTTTCCCTGTAGGAAGATTAGACCGTTCCACAACAGGCGTTATTCTTCTGACGAATGACGGGCACATGACGAAAAAACTGACGCACCCGTCATTCGATGCCAAGAAAATCTACCATGTGACGCTGGATAAGAAGCTGAGCCATGAAGATATGAAGCTCATCGTAGAAGGAATCCGTTTGGATGAAGGTATCGCGGTAGTGGACCAGATTTCTTTTATTGAAGGCAAACCGAAAAATGAAATCGGGATTGAAATCCATATCGGCTGGAACCGTGTCATCAGAAGGATTTTCCAAAGGTTAGGATATGAAGTGGAAGCGCTGGACAGGGTAATGTTTGCCGGCTTAACGAAAAAGAACATCAAGAGAGGGCACTGGAGGATCCTTACGGAACTGGAAGTGAACAATCTTAAAATGCTTTAA
- the pncA gene encoding bifunctional nicotinamidase/pyrazinamidase produces the protein MKKALIIVDVQNDFCEGGALAVPGANEVIPYINALMEENEYDQIILTQDWHPVNHKSFASNNGRKVGESIILNGVPQFMWPDHCIQGTFGAEFHKDLNRDKVTHIIQKGKNTEIDAYSGFQDNNHFMKTGLDDFLKYHDIQLLEITGLAMDYCVKFTCTDAVAEGYITCLHFNGTRAVNVKPDNGRDAIYEMIQKGVTVLG, from the coding sequence ATGAAAAAAGCATTAATAATCGTCGATGTACAGAATGATTTTTGTGAAGGCGGCGCACTGGCAGTTCCGGGAGCCAATGAGGTAATTCCGTACATCAATGCCTTAATGGAGGAAAATGAATATGACCAGATTATACTGACTCAGGACTGGCATCCTGTCAATCATAAAAGTTTTGCAAGCAACAACGGCAGAAAGGTGGGAGAAAGCATTATCCTGAACGGCGTTCCGCAGTTTATGTGGCCGGACCACTGTATCCAAGGGACTTTCGGGGCAGAATTCCACAAAGACCTGAACAGGGACAAAGTTACCCATATCATTCAGAAAGGCAAAAACACGGAAATTGATGCCTACAGCGGCTTCCAGGACAACAACCACTTTATGAAAACCGGTCTGGATGATTTTTTGAAATATCATGATATCCAGCTACTGGAAATTACAGGCCTCGCGATGGATTATTGCGTGAAATTCACCTGTACCGATGCTGTTGCTGAAGGCTATATCACCTGCCTCCATTTTAACGGTACCCGTGCTGTAAATGTTAAGCCTGATAACGGAAGGGATGCAATCTATGAAATGATCCAGAAAGGCGTAACCGTTTTAGGATAA
- a CDS encoding DEAD/DEAH box helicase, whose protein sequence is MSFESLGLSHNIIRSVNKLGYLKPFPIQEQAIPVILQGKDLMGIAQTGSGKTACFVMPILEKLQNEEGKKDRNIQVLILVPTRELAIQIDEVFRSFTENLKREIRTMAVYGGVSINPQMKGMFGVEVLIATPGRLLDLIDHNALSISGIRHLVIDEADKMFQLGFDEEMNKIFALMPVMKQTILFSATLNDKVSEMKQRLSIDPTVIEVKKKEVEIDHIEQVAYHVSPENKGPFLRYLIKEKKVEKALIFVSSTKSADNLVEKLKKNKIKAVAVHSQKSQGARRNNLEEFKVNGAQILVATDLIGRGIHIESLPCVINYELPRSPLDYVHRIGRTGRADETGTAISILTDDELQHFRVIQKKMGKKVTLQRTEGIDLHGY, encoded by the coding sequence ATGTCATTTGAGTCTTTAGGATTATCACACAACATCATCCGTTCCGTTAACAAACTGGGCTATCTGAAGCCATTCCCGATCCAGGAGCAGGCAATACCCGTTATTTTACAGGGAAAAGACCTGATGGGAATCGCACAGACAGGTTCCGGAAAGACTGCCTGTTTTGTGATGCCTATTTTGGAAAAACTACAGAATGAAGAAGGAAAGAAAGACCGTAATATTCAGGTCCTGATATTGGTGCCTACCCGTGAACTGGCCATCCAGATTGATGAGGTGTTCAGGAGCTTTACGGAAAACCTGAAGCGTGAAATCCGTACCATGGCAGTATACGGCGGCGTTTCCATTAATCCGCAGATGAAAGGAATGTTCGGGGTGGAAGTCCTTATCGCAACCCCCGGCCGGTTACTGGACCTGATTGACCACAATGCACTGAGCATTTCAGGAATCCGGCATCTGGTAATTGATGAGGCGGATAAAATGTTCCAGCTGGGCTTTGACGAGGAAATGAATAAGATTTTTGCACTGATGCCCGTCATGAAGCAGACCATATTGTTTTCGGCCACCTTAAATGATAAGGTTTCTGAAATGAAGCAGCGCCTCTCCATTGACCCTACAGTTATTGAAGTAAAGAAAAAAGAGGTTGAGATTGACCACATCGAGCAGGTGGCTTATCATGTTTCTCCGGAGAACAAAGGCCCTTTCCTGCGTTACCTGATTAAAGAAAAAAAGGTTGAAAAAGCCCTTATTTTTGTTTCGTCAACAAAATCCGCGGATAATTTAGTGGAAAAACTGAAGAAGAATAAAATAAAAGCAGTCGCTGTTCACAGCCAGAAGTCACAGGGTGCCCGAAGGAATAATTTAGAGGAGTTTAAAGTAAACGGAGCCCAGATCCTGGTAGCAACCGACTTAATCGGAAGGGGTATCCATATTGAATCGCTGCCGTGCGTGATTAATTATGAACTGCCGCGTTCCCCGTTGGATTATGTTCACCGGATCGGAAGGACGGGCAGGGCTGACGAAACAGGAACAGCCATCAGTATCCTTACTGATGACGAGTTGCAGCATTTCCGGGTAATCCAGAAGAAAATGGGCAAGAAAGTGACGTTACAAAGGACGGAAGGTATTGATTTACATGGATATTAA
- a CDS encoding YfiT family bacillithiol transferase has protein sequence MSDLEYKKFPIGKFEYPENICDIKLDEYIAAIRDFPGRLKTLIKDFSEDQFDTQYRQGGWTVRQVVNHLADSHINSFIRFKLALTEDNPSIKPYDEAKWAELQDSVSMPVKASMKMLKGTHQRWAVLLKTMTNKQFERTFHHPEHNKNYNLRACLALYVWHCKHHFAHIENLKKEKGW, from the coding sequence ATGAGCGATTTAGAATACAAAAAATTTCCGATCGGGAAATTTGAATATCCTGAAAATATCTGTGATATTAAACTGGATGAATACATAGCCGCAATCAGGGATTTTCCGGGCAGGCTGAAAACCCTTATTAAGGATTTCAGTGAAGATCAGTTCGATACGCAGTACAGGCAGGGCGGCTGGACGGTAAGACAGGTTGTCAATCATCTTGCAGACAGCCATATCAACAGTTTTATCCGTTTTAAATTAGCCCTCACCGAAGATAATCCTTCTATAAAACCTTATGATGAAGCAAAATGGGCCGAACTGCAGGACAGTGTAAGCATGCCCGTGAAAGCATCCATGAAAATGCTTAAAGGGACGCACCAAAGATGGGCGGTATTACTGAAAACCATGACAAACAAACAGTTTGAAAGAACTTTTCATCATCCTGAGCATAACAAAAACTATAATCTGAGAGCCTGCCTTGCCCTGTATGTGTGGCACTGCAAACATCATTTTGCCCACATCGAAAATCTGAAGAAAGAAAAAGGCTGGTGA
- a CDS encoding DUF1569 domain-containing protein, translating to MKKSLHNPVHFDEILGRINQLSENSSAKWGKMEVGQMMKHCGFVLQVPLKRIELPTVNPLFSAIGIIARMEMQIFNNGIPRNMPTFRKLIINFECNFNEEKQNLLKILDEYKISSQSDNLPGRHALFGRMKKKDWGFMEYKHLDHHLKQFNV from the coding sequence GTGAAAAAAAGTCTTCACAACCCGGTACATTTTGATGAAATCCTCGGCAGGATCAATCAGTTGTCTGAAAATTCATCAGCAAAATGGGGAAAAATGGAGGTAGGCCAGATGATGAAACACTGCGGTTTCGTTCTTCAGGTACCTTTGAAAAGAATTGAGCTTCCAACAGTCAACCCACTGTTCAGTGCAATCGGTATCATCGCAAGAATGGAAATGCAGATTTTTAACAACGGAATTCCCAGAAATATGCCTACTTTTCGGAAACTTATCATTAATTTTGAGTGTAATTTTAATGAAGAAAAACAAAACCTCCTGAAAATACTTGATGAATACAAGATAAGCTCCCAAAGTGATAATCTTCCCGGCAGGCACGCGCTTTTCGGAAGAATGAAGAAAAAAGACTGGGGTTTTATGGAATACAAACATCTGGACCATCACCTAAAACAATTTAATGTATGA
- the ytxJ gene encoding bacillithiol system redox-active protein YtxJ, which translates to MSFFDKIFSGKEDSSDKKQIWNYIESEDDLKKAVENSFHHKIGIFKHSTSCFISKTVLKNFEKEINALEEKPELYYLDLLAYRAISNKISADFGIRHESPQFLVIDRGVVLNDASHQHISADQIA; encoded by the coding sequence ATGAGTTTTTTTGATAAAATTTTTAGCGGAAAAGAAGACAGTTCAGATAAAAAACAGATCTGGAACTATATTGAAAGTGAAGACGATCTTAAAAAAGCAGTTGAAAATTCCTTTCACCATAAAATCGGGATCTTCAAGCATTCCACAAGCTGCTTTATCAGCAAAACGGTCCTGAAAAATTTTGAAAAGGAAATCAATGCGCTCGAAGAGAAGCCGGAATTATATTACCTGGACCTGTTGGCATACAGGGCGATTTCAAATAAGATTTCTGCAGATTTCGGTATCAGGCATGAAAGTCCCCAGTTTCTGGTTATTGATAGAGGAGTGGTACTCAATGACGCTTCACACCAGCATATATCGGCAGACCAGATTGCATAA
- a CDS encoding Crp/Fnr family transcriptional regulator gives MKNITNYLSKVLNVPVEKVNMCTLQYETKKIQKNQFLLQYGEICRYIYFVEKGLLKMYSIDKNGKEHIIQFAPESWLISDRSSLYFNEKSLYYIEAVEDCEVLLLQPDFINKIIGEFPNSLEKSDILIQKHIKSLQDRINSLLGETAEERYMKFIRMYPDLLLRVPQWMIASYLGITPESLSRVRKELARKNFVPDSK, from the coding sequence ATGAAAAATATTACTAATTATTTATCAAAAGTCCTGAATGTTCCTGTAGAAAAGGTGAACATGTGCACCCTGCAGTATGAAACGAAAAAGATTCAGAAAAACCAGTTTCTTTTACAGTACGGCGAAATCTGCAGATATATTTATTTTGTAGAAAAAGGACTGCTTAAAATGTACTCCATCGATAAAAACGGTAAGGAACATATTATTCAGTTTGCCCCTGAAAGCTGGCTGATTTCAGACAGGAGTAGTCTCTATTTCAATGAAAAATCACTGTATTATATTGAAGCGGTCGAAGACTGTGAAGTGCTTTTGCTGCAGCCTGATTTCATCAATAAAATCATAGGGGAATTTCCCAACAGCCTTGAGAAAAGCGATATTCTGATCCAGAAGCATATCAAAAGCCTCCAGGACAGGATCAATTCCCTGTTAGGAGAAACGGCGGAAGAACGGTATATGAAATTCATCAGGATGTATCCTGACCTTTTACTGAGGGTTCCGCAGTGGATGATTGCTTCTTATCTCGGGATTACCCCTGAAAGCCTGAGCCGTGTGAGGAAAGAACTCGCCAGAAAAAATTTTGTTCCGGACAGTAAGTAG